The genomic stretch AACATCAAGAAGTTCTCTGCCGTTTTGCGGCGTATAAATCGCTGAACCTGTGAATACCTCATAATAATAGTTTTCCGACTCAAGCCATGAGAGAATGTCATACGCCCGTTTCTTATCAATCGTTTCGTGATGATAAAGCCTGCCCTCGGGATCGTGAATGACGGCGCCGTTTGCACTGATGACCCATGTTTTGATCCCCAGCGGTTCAAAGATTGACATGACGTCAAAATGAGCGCGCCCAGTTGACACCACCACTTCAATGCCGTCCCGCTGCGCCTGCCGCAGTGCGTTTTCATTTTCCAAGCTTACCTGATGCTTGCTGTTGAGTAAGGTTCCATCTAAGTCAATCGCAATTAATTTCACGTTTGTCAGTCCTTTCCTTCATCCTGCTCTGTCACGAGAAGCTCAACGCCGTTTCGGTCAAGCAAGTCACAAAATGCCTGATTCGGCAGCCTGTCTGTAATCAAGAGGTCGATTTCATTCAGCTCCGCATACTGATAAAAACTGGTGCTGCCCAGCTTAGAATGGTCTGCAAGCGCAATTACCTGCTTTGCCTGCTGTATCATTTTCCGCTTCACCATGCCATCCTCTTCATGCGCAATTGTAATGCCATGTTCGGAAATGCCGACCACACCAATCAGCGCTTTATCAACATGGTAGCTTGAGAGCTTTTCAATCACAGAGGACCCGTACAGAAAGCGGTGCTCCTTTTCCAGCTTGCCTCCCAGCAGATAAATTTCAATTCCCTCTTTATCGGACAGCACATCCGCAAGATTAATCGAATTGGTGATTACGGTACAATCAACCGCATTCAAATGCTTTGCACATGCCTGAACAGTTGTAGAGGCGTCTAAAATCACCCGGTCTCCATCATGAATAAGCGATGCTGCAAGCCTGCCGATCTTATTTTTTTCCTCAGACACTGTTTTCAGGCGGCCGGAATAGCTTTGAATTTTCTGATGCACAGTCGGTAAAATGGCGCCGCCTCTTGTGCGGATGATGGCATTCTGTTCCTCAAGTTTCACAAGATCTCGTCGCGCTGTATCCCTTGACACTTGCAGGAGCGTACAGATCTGCTCCGTTGTAATTCGGTTATGCTGTTTTAAAAAATCCAAAATCGCTACTAATCTTTCTTCTTGGTACACGCCCTCATTCCTTTTCTCAGCAATCATTTATAAGTAATTATAAGTTTTTATTTGATTTTATTCAACATTAATAAGTGATTTTAAGTAAAAATGCGTCGAGAGAACCAATTTTTCCTAAGTAGGCAAAAAGAAAGAACCAGTCTGGTCGACTGGTCAATTTTGAGGGGATGATGCGAAGATCCGGATAATAGTGAATGGATAGATAACGGGAGGAGCAGGGGTGTCAATCAGCAGCTTTTTCCCGGGGTTTAGGGTCCATAAAACGAACAGTGTCAGCCAACACTTCTGTTACATACACGTTAACGCCTTCCTCGTTTTCATAGCTTCTTGTCTGAATCCGTCCGCTTACGCCGACGAGAGAACCTTTTTGGCAATACAACGCCGTGTTTTCAGCTGTTTTTCTCCAAAGTGTGCAATTGACGTAATCAGCTTCGATTTCACCTGAAGCATTCTTGAAGCTGCGGTTCACCGCGAGCGTAACATGTGCAACTGCCGCACCGGCGGAAGTGTAGCGAAGATCAGGATCTTTTGTAAGACGTCCGACAAGCATGACCTGATTGAACATGCGATTCCTCCTCTCCTTGCGGTTGTATGTATTGTAAATGATGCAACAAGAAAAGAAAAACGCTTAAAAATGGCTTTCAGCCTCTGTTTTTATCTTTCGTTTTCATTTTTCCTTCAGCTAAAAACATCTTTTGCTTTTTTCCTTTGAAGAAATATGTACTTTTTAAAAAACGGAAAAAGATTTGCTTTGTCAGCCAGTTTTGCGTATTCATGCGCACATAGGAAGAGCCATCCCACGCAAACCACTGAAAGCTCAATTTTTTTTCCGGCATTGACAGCTTGATTTTATACTGCTCCATGCCATCTTGTGTTTCGTATAAAAAACTTATTCTTCCTTTTTTGTTCAGATGAACCTCAAACACTTCTTTACGGCTTAACATATATGTTACTTCCTTTTGAATCAAATGACTTTCAGAAGGAACGCCGTCAATATAAATTTCTTTTAAACGAAATTGATTCATACCACATCTCTCCGTAATCCATAGTCAGTTACAGTATAATGAAAAAATAGAAATTATTAAATGTTTCGCTCATACAAAATTCTTTAGCCCCAACATTGCAGGATTTTTTCCTCGAAAACGTTTATGTTATAATGGAAGGCAAGAAAACTTTGGAAGTAATCGGGGTGAGAAGAAATGAAAACCTTTAAACTGGTTGACCTGAATGTGGAACGAGTGGACAAGGAAGAACAATCAATTGAACAGTTTCCCCTTATTGACGGACTGATTATAAATAAAGAAGACGGTGAAAATCACTGGCTGATTGAGGCGCTTGTACAGAAAGAACATCTGTCTTTTTTTGAACAGCTTCAAAACAGCCAATCTGAAGCCAAAGTATTTGTAACGATCACGAAAAAAAGCAATCGCCCCGCCCAGCTGACAGCAGCAGTGAAAAATATCGTCAAGCTGGAAGAAAGCATTCAGGTTTTACTCTACGGACAAATGGTCACAAGAAAACAGCAGGGCACTGAAACCATTCTCGAGTCCCTTGTAAAAGAGGGCTATACAGGAACAAAACTCATTGAGGCATTTAAGCAAAAATTATAAATATGAGGGGGCATGTTCCCCAAAACAGACTCAGAACCGAAGAGCATCACAATAGACATTTAGAATAGATATGTTCTGCATGAAAAAAGCTGCCGTTTTGAACGGCAGCTTTTCTCTTCGTGCTTTCACTCTTGCATATTTAATTTGTATGGCCAAAAGAATCAACCAATTCCCCTTTCACAACGAGGCGCCCTTCGGTTTTGACCGCCTTGTCACATGTGATTAACGTAATCTCCTTTTTGTTTGTCTCCTCAACTACATCTGCATCCATTTCCGATATGATGTCTTTCGATGTTACAGAATAGATATAATCCTTTTTAAAATCCGTGATGACAATTTGGGCACCTGTTTTTATGTTTTCCAGAGGTCCGAACAGAAGATTCTTTTGCTTCAAATGATGGCCCGCCAACGGATAATTTCCCTCACCCATTTTTTGATCCCGGCGCATTGTTGCCGCCCCTATCAAAAGATTTTCATTGGTTGTGCCTTTTACGATCGGAAGCTCCAGATCGACACTTTTAATTGTTATCCGCCGCCTTGATTGTGAAGTAAAAATAAGTATATTTCACGTGCTTTCGACGTTCTCCACTTGACTGGAATGCTTTAATGGCGATCCCGGCATCTGTAGCTTCAGGCTTTCCTTCAGAGGAATCAGAAATCTCAAACTCTATTTTCTCAGTGTTCAGCACATAACCGGCTGGCGCTTTCGTTTCAACAAAAGCGTATTGTCCCGGTGCAAGGCCTGAAGCTGTGACTTGATGATGCCGGATATGACTGGTTTCGAAGTCTGTATGAAAATTCGCGAACGATTCAGCATGGTTGATCTTCCGGTTCTGATCATTACAGCTGCCATTATCGGCCATGACAAATACAAGGCTTTTCATGCCGGAGCGAATGACATTTTGCAAAAACCCTATCATTACTCTGAATTTATGGCGCGTATTCAAAACCTGATAATGATGAAACATACAGCAAATCAAGCCACAAGAATGGAAATGGCGTTTCTCCAGTCGCAAATCAAGCCTCATTTTCTTTATAATGTATTAAACACGATTATTTCTCTCACTCATTTGGATATTGAAAAGGCCCGGGAGGTAACAGAGGAATTTACCAACTATTTAAGAATGAGTTTTGACTTTCAAAATACATCAGCCATCAGTTCCTTCAGACATGAGCTTTCGATTATCAATTCCTATCTTTCTATAGAAAAGACGCGATTCAGTAATCGGCTTGAGGTTCTTTTCGATATAGATGAAGACATTGACTTTATCCTTCCGCCTTTAATGATTCAGCCCTTGGTGGAAAATGCCGTTCTTCACGGTGTCAGCAAGAAAAGAGGCGGAGGATGGATCAAACTGACAGCTAAAAAACAAAGCAAAAATGAGTATCACATCAAAGTAGAGGATAACGGTCCCGGGATAACTCCGGAAAAACAAATAGATCTCTTATCAACGGATTTTGATCGCAGCGTCGGATTGAAAAATATCAATCAGCGGCTGAAACATTTTTGCGGAAGCGAGTTGATGATCAGCAGCACTCCGGATGCAGGCACCTCTGTCTCAATGCTCATTCATCTCGCTGAAACAACAGGAAGCCCTAAAGAACTGAAGGACACAGAACGAACCTAAACGAAAATTGAGATAAAAAAAGACGCCGTTTCTAACGGCATCTTTTTTATTCCGGCGACTTTGCTTGCTGCTTCAGCAGGTCTCTGATTTCTTTCAGCAGCTCCTCCTGCGCATCCACCGCTTCCTCCGCAGCCTCTTCTTCTGCTTCTTTTTTGCGCCTTAACCCATTCAAAGTCCGAATGACGATAAAAATGGAGAACGATATAATTAAGAAGTTCACAATCGTCTGTATAAAGCTGCCATATTTCACTACAGCATCGCCAAACGTAAACGACAGGCCTGAAAAGTCAAGCCCTCCCAGCAGCAAACCGACCAAAGGCATAATGATATCATTTACTAGAGATGTGACGATCTTTCCGAAAGCGCCGCCTATCACAACACCAATCGCAAGGTCTACGATATTCCCCCGCATGGCAAAGGCTTTAAATTCATTCCACATACAATCACCTGCTTTTCTATATTTGTAAAGAAAAAAAGACAAATGTGCCGCTGGCCATCTGCCTTTTTTCAATTATTCTCCGAGGGCAAAAGTCAGTTCTACTTCGCAAACGACTTCGCCATCAACTGTGGCAACGCCTTTTCCGCGCCCGATTGTGCCGCGGGCACGAATGATTTCAACCTCAAGGTGAAGCTGGTCACCAGGCTTGACTTGTTTTTTAAAGCGGCAGTTATCAATGCCTGCAAAAAAAGCCAGTCTGCCGCGGTTTTCTTCTTTAATCAACATCGCAACAGCTCCGACTTGAGCGAGTGCTTCTACGATTAATACGCCGGGCATAACCGGGTACTGAGGAAAATGTCCGTTAAAGAACTCTTCATTAGCGGTTACATTTTTATAGCCTTTTGCCCGTTTGCCCTCTTCAACTTCCGTAATCCGATCCACAAGCAAAAACGGATAACGGTGAGGAATAATTTCTTTAATTTGCTGAGTATCAAGCATTGTCTTGACATCTCCTTCATCTGCATTAGTATGTATAGCAATCATCAAAGATCCAATCTGTACATTTGAAAAGTATATTATGAATTAATCTCTTTTTCAACCGCGCTAAAATGTAACCAACTGTCAATGAGAGCCGTCAAAAGTTATGATATGATAATTATAGATTTTACCAATAGCAAAGAGGTAGGAAAATGATTTCGAAGTTTATTGAAAAAAGAATGCTAAACATGTTAGACGAGTGGTATTCCGCAATGAGCAAACGCAAAATGAATCACGTTTGCACACTGAAAGAGAAAATTGATCAGCACCTTCCAAAGATCAAAAAGAACACAAAACTTTGGATGCGTTATCAATTGTTTCAGGCCCGCCATCAGCTGCTTTTTGAAAACCAGAACGGACTCGATTCATTGTTCGATGGCCTATATGGCCTGGAAGACAAAATGGATGATGAATTGAAATATTATCTGTATTTTTTCTCTGGGTTATATGAGATGGTAAAAACAGCTCCGAAACATGCAGTACATCATTTTAAAAAAGCTGAACAGTACCTGGCCGCCATTCACAATACGTTTGAAGCCGCTGATTTATATTATCAAACCGCCGGCGCCTATTACTTGATGAAATCACCGCCGCTTTCCGTCCAATACGTCAAAAAAGCATTACACATCTATTTGCACCAATTCGGCTATATCAAAAAGGTAATCACCTGTAAACTTTTGCTCGCCGTGAATTATATTGATCAAGAACGCTATGAAAAAGCTGAACAGCTTTTCAAAGAAATCATTAAGAAAACCCAGCAACTACATGACGAAAACCTGCTATGCCACGCTTATTATAACCTTGGCTTTTTAAAAGCGACCGAGAAAAAAGACCAGGAAGCGCTTCTTTACTTTAGAAAAGTATTAAAGAATCAAGAATTTGAAATGAATTCACCAGTCTCATATCTTCATTGTGTGTACGAGTCTGTCAGAGCGCTTTTTAAAACAGGGAACATCACAGAAGCTAAAGCCGTCCTTCAAAAAGGAAAAGAATTATCTGAAAAGGTAGACATTCAAACCATTTATTTAAAATTAAAAACGCTTGAAGCCCTCTACACATCAGCCGAAGACCCTTATGAGCAGCTGCTCGAATATGTGCTTGAATTAGAAAAAATCGAGGCGTGGGTGGATTTAGAAGTGCTGTTAGAAGATATTACGGAATACTACAAAAAAAAGGACGATTTCGAAAAAGCCGCTTTTTTTATCATGCGCGGCTGATTGAAAAACGCCCATTTTCTTATTATCTGACTGAATTGATTAAACCGAGCATTTGATCTCCCATTGTGATCGTTCTGCTGTTCAGCTGATATGAACGCTGGGACGTGATCAAATCTGTCATTTGTTCTGAAATATCGACATTGGACATCTCAAGTGAGCCCTGCTGCATGCCGATGTTTTGTCTATTAGCGCCGTTCAGCTCTTCAAAAGCTGCCGCATTATCAATAGAGAAAAGGTTATTCCCTTCGGATTTCAGCTCTTGAGGGTTATTCACTTGGACAACGCCAAGATTAAACCGCTGAACCGCGTTTCCGTCAGATGCGGTTAAGGTGCCGTTCTTATTAATGGTGATATTCTTCATTGAGCTGTCGATGTTCACTGTATTGCCGTTCTCATCAAGTACGGGATACCCATTTCCAGTGACGAGCTGCAGCTGGTTGGCATTCGCAGCGGACGGCGTTACATACAGCGCCCCGTCCCTCGTATACTGGCGGTTTCCATTTACATTTACCTGAAGATACTGGTATGGAGACGTAAATGCGATATCCAGATCGCGATCGGTCTTCTGAATGCTTCCTTGATCAGAGACTAGGCGTGAACTCATCATCGCTCCGACGCCAAGGCGCAAGCCGGGCGGCGTTTTTCGGGCTTTTGCCACTTCCTCGTTTTTTTCATCAACCTGATCGAATTGCTGTCTGACAAGCTCAGAAAAATTCGTATCTTTTGCCTTATAGCCGGTTGTGTTGCTGTTTGAAAGGTTGCTGCTGATTGTGTCAATCTGCTGCTGCAGCTGGTTTAAGGTTGTTGATGCCGTTAGCATTGACCTGAGCATAGTTGATGTCCCCCGTTTTTTTCTTCCGTTTTCTTAAATTTTTCCAATTTCATTTGCTGCTTTATCCATACTTTTATCGTAAGCCTGAATAACCTTCTGATTCGCCTCAAACGATCTGTACGCTTCAGTCATTTCTGTATAGGCGCTTGTCACATCCACGTTTGAAAGCTCTGAGACGCCTTGTTTTAATGAATAGGCTACCTGATTATTTCCGGCTGCGCTTGGCAGATCATTACCGTCCGCCGTGCTGTACAAATCATTTCCGTCCCGTTTGAGATTGCGGACATCTTCCGCCATTCTGACATCAATCTGGCCGGCTGTGCGTCCGTTCGTTGTCACAGTACCGTTTTCAGACACAGTGAAATTCTCATTATCAACAGTGATTGGCTGGCGATCCGTCGATAAAATAGGGCGTCCGTTGATCGTCAGCTGATTGTTCTCATTTAGTGAAAATGTGCTGCTTTTTGAATAACGGATTCCATCCGCTGTTTGAACCGGATAAAAAAGAGCAGCTTTTTCATTGGTTTCCGCACTCATCGGAACTTGATTTTCGATCAATGCAATGTCTGTAGGCTGGTCTGTGGACTTCAGGCTTCCCTGTGTAAAGAGAGGCTTGAGCTCCTGCATATATACTCCGGTATTCACGGAACCGATTTCCGTCCTTGATGTCCCGGCCGGAGATTTTGATTCTATTCTGCTGAGCAGCATCTCAGGGAACGCGCGCATAGAGCCTTGATCAGCTTTATATCCTGATGTATTTGCGTTAGCAATATTATTTGAAAGCATTTCCGTTCTTCGCTGCTGGGCAATCATTGCGGATGTTGCTGTATATAATCCTTTTAACAAATTTCCCACCTCTAAAAATGGCATTTTTTCCAGTTGTCATATAGGAACGTTCGTTCTATAATAAAAACTCAGTATTTTATCCTATTATCGTCATTTAACATCTTTTCGTGAAGGCTTTTTCATAAAAAAACCTCATTCTTTTTCAGAATGAGGTTTGTGAAATCAGCTTAGTTTGCGTTTAGGAAGCTTGTCCATATTATCAAGCATGACACCTGTGCCGATGGCTACGCAATCCATAGGATTTTCAGCAACGAGGACCGGTACCTTCAGCTCTTCAGCAAGCAGCTGGTCAAGGCCGTTTAAGAGCGCGCCTCCGCCGGTAATAATAACGCCGCGGTCAATAATATCAGCAGAAAGTTCAGGCGGTGTTCTTTCGAGCACTTGTTTTGCAGCCTGAACAATAACAGCGACAGATTCACGAAGGGCTTCTTCAACTTCTTTACTGTTTACTGTAATTGTTCTTGGAAGACCGGAAACCATGTCCCGTCCGCGAATGGAAATTTCCTCGTGACGTGCGTCTGGGAAAACAGTTGCGACTTTAATCTTAATATCCTCCGCAGTACGTTCGCCGATCAGCAGCTTGTACTCGCGTTTGATATAATTTAAGATTTCCATGTCAAACTTGTCCCCAGCCATTTTAATAGAAGAGGAGGTGACAATATCGCCCATTGAAATAACCGCGATATCCGTCGTCCCGCCTCCGATGTCTACAACCATGTTACCGCTTGGCTGGAATATTTCCATACCCGCGCCGATAGCGGCAACTTTAGGTTCTTCTTCAAGGTACACATGTTTCCCGCCGCTTTTTTCTGCAGCTTCTTTAATTGCTTTTTGCTCAACGGATGTAATATTCGTCGGGCAGCAAATGAGCATGCGCGGCTTTGAGAACAGGCCTTTTACATTCAGCTTGTTAATAAAATGTTTCAGCATTGCTTCTGTTACTTCAAAGTCAGCAATAACTCCGTCTTTCAGCGGGCGAATCGCAACAATATTCCCAGGTGTACGTCCAACCATTCGTCTTGCCTCTTCGCCAACCGCCAGCACTTTGCCGCTGTTTTTATCAAGTGCAACAACGGAAGGTTCATTCAGAACAATTCCTTTACCTTTAACATGGATCAGTACATTTGCAGTACCGAGGTCAATACCAATATCCCTTGCAAACATCTATTTATATCCTCCTTGAAAATCTGTTTCACAGTAAATATCCACATTGTGCCCTAATTATATATATTATCATAAAATATAGAAAAAAAGTTGGAAGCACAATAAGTTCTTTACAAATTTTTGCGGATGTTTTATGAACGATTTCAAGAAGGCAATGCCAGGTGATTACGATTGCTGAACAGGCTCTCCTTCGAGAATTTCATCTTTTTTATATTTGAGCTTTGTCGCTTCTCCTCCTCTTAAATGCCTGATGGATTTATGATAATCGAGTATTTCTTTCACTTCGTTTGCCAAGTCGGGGTTAATTTCAGGCAGACGCTCTGTTAAATCCTTGTGTACTGTACTTTTGGAAACACCAAATTCCTTCGCAATGACACGAACGGTTTTCTTTGTCTCCACGATGTACTTCCCTATCTTGATTGTTCGCTCTTTGATGTAATCGTGCACACCACTCGACCTCCCTAAAATGGATGTGAGAAGTGTGAAATGAGATCCGTATTCTGTAAAGAGTCGTTCATTATGCCGCTTCTTCGTTGTATGGTTTTAAAAGTAAGTTTGTGAAATATGCCCACGATCCCTCACCTCAAACACTCTCTTTGTTAGGTTTGTAACAGTGTATTAGCATTCTTTTGGGAATATGCTAAAAACTCAATAAGGACAAGGGGTGAAACGAACTTTTTCAGATTCAGCAAACTATTTCGCGTCACTAAATTTTCATCTTTACAACTATTGATCGCTCCTGTAAAATGAAATAAGCAATTAGTTACTTAGGTAAGTTTTTTAGAAGGAGACCGACATGTCCTACGTCAACAGACACCTCATTCATCAAATCAACCAAAGCGCCCGCCTGATTGCCAAGAAAGCCAATGAACAGCTAGAGCCATTCGGCCTTTATTCATCTCAATGGTCAGTTTTATATTGTTTGCGTACGATCGGACCAATGACTCAAAAAGAGATTTGGTCCTATTTAAATGTGGAAGCGCCGACTGTGACTCGGACGATCAAACGCCTGGAGGAGAACGGCTGGGTTCAGAGACGGCAAGGTGAAGACAAACGGGAAAAACTTGTTGTCCTCACAAAAGAAGCCGAGAAAAAATACGAAGAAATCAATGTGAAAATGTTGAAATTCGAGGAAGAGCTGCTTGCAGATTTCCGGGATGAAGATAAAGAAGCTTTTTCTCATTTATTCCGCATGTTTTTACAACAATGAAAATAAGGAAGTGACATACATTTGAAAAAAGCGGATGCGATATGGACCAAGGATTTTATTATGGTCCTGCTTGTCAATTTATTTGTGTTTGTGTTCTTTTATACATTTTTAACTGTATTGCCGATCTATACACTGCAAGAGCTTGGCGGCACAGAATCACAAGGCGGGCTTTTAATCAGCCTGTTCCTTCTGTCTGCGATCATTACACGGCCTTTCTCCGGAGCCATCGTTGAGCGTTTCGGGAAGAAAAGAATGGCGATTGTATCAATGGCGCTCTTCGCCCTATCATCTTTTCTGTATATGCCGATTCATAACTTTTCCCTGCTGCTCGGATTGCGGTTCTTCCAAGGGATTTGGTTCAGCATTTTAACGACTGTTACAGGTGCAATTGCCGCTGATATTATTCCAGCCAAACGGCGCGGTGAAGGGCTTGGATACTTTGCCATGTCTATGAACCTCGCTATGGCGATCGGGCCTTTCCTTGGCCTGAATTTGATGAGAGTGGTAAGCTTTCCTGTATTCTTTACAGCCTTTGCGCTGTTTATGGTTGCGGGCTTACTTGTTTCGTTCTTGATAAAAGTGCCGCAAAGTAAGGACAGCGGCACGACTGTATTCCGTTTTGCGTTCTCGGATATGTTTGAAAAGGGCGCACTCAAAATTGCGACGGTCGGTTTGTTTATTTCTTTCTGTTATTCAACAGTCACATCATATCTGTCTGTATTCGCCAAATCAGTTGACCTTTCGGATATCAGCGGATATTTCTTTGTTTGTTTTGCGGTGACAATGATGATTGCACGCCCGTTCACAGGGAAATTGTTCGACAAAGTCGGACCGGGCATTGTCATTTATCCATCAATCCTGATTTTCTCTGTCGGACTCTGCATGCTGTCCTTCACACATAGCGGCTTAATGCTTCTGCTTTCAGGGGCGGTTATCGGTCTTGGCTACGGATCAATCGTTCCTTGCATGCAAACATTGGCGATTCAGAAATCTCCGGCTCACCGCTCCGGTTTTGCGACGGCAACGTTCTTTACCTTCTTTGACAGCGGAATTGCTGTAGGATCGTATGTATTCGGATTGTTTGTAGCATCTGCCGGCTTCTCTGCCATTTATTTAACAGCGGGGCTGTTCGTTTTAATTGCTCTGCTTCTCTACACGTGGAGCCAGAAAAAACCTGCAGAGGCTGAAGGAAAAGTGTCTATTGCAGAATAACTTGTCAGACTGCCGGGAAATCCCGGCAGTCTTTTTTCCATTAAAACACGGCGCCCTCTCGGTTGAACGAGAGAACGCCGCTTATAGCAATTATTCAATGACAGGCCGCGCAGGTGAATCAGGATCTAACGAAAAATCATAGGACGCTTCATCACGAAACATCGGATCGGCATATATGGATTGTTGATCGTTTTTTGTTGCTTTTCGATACGAAGAAAATGAATCATATTCTTTCTTTTTCCACATCCATATGCCGTCTTGATCCGCTTCCTTGTGGTACACGTTATGATTGACCGTATTACCTTCGTTTTCTGTAAAGTCGTTTCCGATAAATAATCTGGAATCACCGGCCGTCAATATATTCTTTTCAATTGTGTTGTTTTTCGTATCGTACTGCAGCAGCAGCTGTCCGCCGTACAGTCCCTTTGTGTCATTCCGGTACATAATATTGCGGGCAATCAGAGAATTGCTGGTGCCGCCCCGCTTTTTGTCATATCCTCCGATTGAAATACCGGTGTACGCATTGTTGTACACTTTGTTGTCTGTGATCTGAATGGCATTTGCATACTTTCCTTTGTGTTCAGACGTTGCTTCAATCCCAATATCGTTATCGTAAACTGTGTTGTTCTTAATTTCGATATCGTGTCCTCCATCGACATAAATCCCGCCCGCTGAGTATTCATCTCCATAAGCAGGATTGCCGTAAGTCGAGTTTTGATAAACTGTATTGTTTTCTACGACTCCGTTTCGCACGTAATCGTTTTTATCCGCGGTTCCCTCATAACCAATTAGATCAATCCCGATGTTATTATTGTTGCGGACCACATTGCCTGCAACTGTGAAGCCGTCGATATTACCGTTCAGCACAACTGCTTCACTCGCTCCAAGCGTCAGTTTCTCAACTGTATTGTCCTCGATTCGGATGTCTTTCATGCTGCCAGTCCCATAAACTGCGATTCCGTGAGCATTTCCTTCATCCGCTGTTGTCTTAATCCCCCGGATGTGATTATCCTTAATGGCGATATGACTGCTGGACCCTGATACATAAATCCCTATAGCAGTTGCTTCCTCAGATGAAACAGAAAGATCTTGAATTGTTAAACCGCTGATGGCAATGTCATGTTTATCGTGAATACGAATAAGCGGTGTTTCATATTCAGCGTTCGCAACGGATTCACCGCTAATCACGACGTTTTCATTTTCATAGTTTCGGAATGTGATAGGCTTTCCGTCCGTACCGCTGTGCTTTACATCAAGGGTCTCATGATACGTGCCCTCCCGAATCATGACAGTTGTGCCGGCAGCAGCCTTCTCAGATGCGTGTGCCAATGTACGAAACGGCTTTTCTTTTGTTCCTTCATTTTGATCACTGCCATTTGGCGAAACATACAGATAATCCCCAGATCCTTCCTCATTCGCTTTTGTCTTATCATAAACGAAAGCGAGGATGACAGACGTTAAAACACCCGCCAAAAGAATAAAATACCATTTTCTCATTTTCGATTCCCATTTCGTTTTA from Bacillus subtilis subsp. subtilis str. 168 encodes the following:
- the spoIIID gene encoding transcriptional regulator (stage III sporulation) (Evidence 1a: Function from experimental evidences in the studied strain; PubMedId: 9023218, 9324264, 15598884, 22720735, 24584501; Product type r: regulator), whose product is MHDYIKERTIKIGKYIVETKKTVRVIAKEFGVSKSTVHKDLTERLPEINPDLANEVKEILDYHKSIRHLRGGEATKLKYKKDEILEGEPVQQS
- the usd gene encoding putative factor required for translation of spoIIID (Evidence 3: Putative function from multiple computational evidences; PubMedId: 9023218; Product type ph: phenotype); its protein translation is MGIFHKLTFKTIQRRSGIMNDSLQNTDLISHFSHPF
- the ywoH gene encoding putative transcriptional regulator (MarR family) (Evidence 3: Putative function from multiple computational evidences; Product type r: regulator) yields the protein MSYVNRHLIHQINQSARLIAKKANEQLEPFGLYSSQWSVLYCLRTIGPMTQKEIWSYLNVEAPTVTRTIKRLEENGWVQRRQGEDKREKLVVLTKEAEKKYEEINVKMLKFEEELLADFRDEDKEAFSHLFRMFLQQ
- the ywoG gene encoding putative efflux transporter (Evidence 3: Putative function from multiple computational evidences; PubMedId: 15849754, 16850406; Product type t: transporter), translating into MKKADAIWTKDFIMVLLVNLFVFVFFYTFLTVLPIYTLQELGGTESQGGLLISLFLLSAIITRPFSGAIVERFGKKRMAIVSMALFALSSFLYMPIHNFSLLLGLRFFQGIWFSILTTVTGAIAADIIPAKRRGEGLGYFAMSMNLAMAIGPFLGLNLMRVVSFPVFFTAFALFMVAGLLVSFLIKVPQSKDSGTTVFRFAFSDMFEKGALKIATVGLFISFCYSTVTSYLSVFAKSVDLSDISGYFFVCFAVTMMIARPFTGKLFDKVGPGIVIYPSILIFSVGLCMLSFTHSGLMLLLSGAVIGLGYGSIVPCMQTLAIQKSPAHRSGFATATFFTFFDSGIAVGSYVFGLFVASAGFSAIYLTAGLFVLIALLLYTWSQKKPAEAEGKVSIAE
- the ywoF gene encoding putative pectin lyase (Evidence 3: Putative function from multiple computational evidences; PubMedId: 15266115, 16607952, 23504016; Product type e: enzyme) — protein: MRKWYFILLAGVLTSVILAFVYDKTKANEEGSGDYLYVSPNGSDQNEGTKEKPFRTLAHASEKAAAGTTVMIREGTYHETLDVKHSGTDGKPITFRNYENENVVISGESVANAEYETPLIRIHDKHDIAISGLTIQDLSVSSEEATAIGIYVSGSSSHIAIKDNHIRGIKTTADEGNAHGIAVYGTGSMKDIRIEDNTVEKLTLGASEAVVLNGNIDGFTVAGNVVRNNNNIGIDLIGYEGTADKNDYVRNGVVENNTVYQNSTYGNPAYGDEYSAGGIYVDGGHDIEIKNNTVYDNDIGIEATSEHKGKYANAIQITDNKVYNNAYTGISIGGYDKKRGGTSNSLIARNIMYRNDTKGLYGGQLLLQYDTKNNTIEKNILTAGDSRLFIGNDFTENEGNTVNHNVYHKEADQDGIWMWKKKEYDSFSSYRKATKNDQQSIYADPMFRDEASYDFSLDPDSPARPVIE